The Meriones unguiculatus strain TT.TT164.6M chromosome 1, Bangor_MerUng_6.1, whole genome shotgun sequence genome has a segment encoding these proteins:
- the Flrt1 gene encoding leucine-rich repeat transmembrane protein FLRT1 — protein sequence MVVAHPTATATATPAATVTATVVMTTATMDLRDWLFLCYGLIAFLTEVIDSTTCPSVCRCDNGFIYCNDRGLTSIPSDIPDDATTLYLQNNQINNAGIPQDLKTKVKVQVIYLYENDLDEFPINLPRSLRELHLQDNNVRTIARDSLARIPLLEKLHLDDNSVSTVSIEEDAFADSRQLKLLFLSRNHLSSIPSGLPHTLEELRLDDNRISTIPLHAFKGLSSLRRLVLDGNLLANQRIADDTFSRLQNLTELSLVRNSLAAPPLNLPSAHLQKLYLQDNAISHIPYNTLAKMRELERLDLSNNNLTTLPRGLFDDLGNLAQLLLRNNPWFCGCNLMWLRDWVKARASVVNVRGLMCQGPEKVRGMAIKDITSEMDECFEAGSQGSAANAAAKTTASNHASATTPQGSLFTLKAKRPGLRLPDSNIDYPMSTGDGAKTLVIQVKPLTADSIRITWKAMLPASSFRLSWLRLGHSPAVGSITETLVQGDKTEYLLTALEPKSTYIICMVTMETGNTYVADETPVCAKAETADSYGPTTTLNQEQNAGPMAGLPLAGIIGGAVALVFLFLVLGAICWYVHRAGELLTRDRVYNRGSRKKDDYMESGTKKDNSILEIRGPGLQMLPINPYRSKEDYVVHTIFPSNGSSLCKGAHTIGYGTTRGYRDAGIPDVDYSYT from the coding sequence atggtggtggcacaccctACTGCCACCGCTACCGCCACACCCGCTGCCACTGTCACAGCCACTGTCGTGATGACCACGGCCACCATGGACCTGCGGGACTGGCTATTCCTCTGCTACGGGCTTATCGCCTTCCTCACAGAGGTCATCGATAGCACCACCTGCCCGTCAGTGTGCCGCTGTGACAACGGCTTCATCTACTGCAACGACCGGGGACTCACATCCATCCCCTCAGACATTCCTGACGATGCCACCACCCTCTACCTACAGAACAATCAGATCAACAATGCAGGCATCCCCCAGGACCTCAAGACCAAGGTCAAGGTGCAGGTCATATACCTGTATGAGAATGACCTGGATGAATTCCCCATCAACCTTCCCCGATCGCTGCGAGAGCTACATCTGCAGGACAACAATGTGCGCACCATCGCCAGGGACTCCTTGGCCCGCATCCCGCTGCTGGAGAAGCTGCACCTGGATGACAACTCTGTGTCCACCGTGAGCATCGAGGAGGACGCCTTCGCCGACAGCAGACAGCTCAAGCTTCTCTTCCTGAGCAGGAACCACCTGAGCAGCATCCCCTCGGGGCTGCCCCACACGCTGGAGGAGCTGCGGCTGGACGACAACCGCATCTCCACCATCCCGCTGCACGCCTTCAAGGGCCTCAGCAGCCTGCGGCGCCTGGTTCTGGACGGCAACCTGCTGGCCAACCAGCGCATCGCCGATGACACCTTCAGCCGCCTGCAGAACCTCACAGAGCTGTCGCTGGTGCGTAACTCGCTGGCCGCCCCACCCCTCAATCTGCCCAGTGCCCACCTGCAGAAGCTCTACCTGCAGGACAACGCCATCAGCCACATCCCCTACAACACGCTGGCCAAGATGCGGGAGCTGGAGCGCTTGGACCTGTCCAACAACAACCTTACCACGCTGCCTCGAGGCCTGTTTGATGACCTGGGGAACCTGGCACAGCTGCTCCTCAGGAACAACCCCTGGTTCTGCGGCTGTAACCTCATGTGGCTGCGGGACTGGGTGAAGGCACGGGCCTCGGTGGTCAATGTGCGGGGCCTCATGTGCCAGGGCCCGGAGAAGGTCCGGGGCATGGCCATCAAAGATATCACCAGCGAGATGGATgagtgttttgaggcagggtcacaGGGCAGTGCAGCCAATGCAGCTGCCAAGACCACAGCCAGCAACCATGCCTCTGCCACCACACCCCAGGGCTCTCTGTTTACTCTCAAGGCCAAGAGGCCAGGACTGCGCCTCCCTGACTCCAACATTGACtaccccatgtccactggtgATGGTGCCAAGACCCTGGTCATCCAGGTGAAGCCACTGACAGCAGACTCTATCCGAATCACATGGAAGGCCATGCTACCTGCCTCCTCTTTCCGGCTCAGTTGGCTGCGTCTGGGCCACAGCCCGGCTGTGGGCTCCATCACAGAGACCCTGGTGCAGGGGGACAAGACAGAGTACTTGCTGACGGCCCTGGAGCCCAAGTCCACCTACATCATCTGTATGGTCACCATGGAGACTGGCAACACCTATGTGGCTGATGAGACACCTGTGTGTGCCAAGGCAGAGACGGCTGACAGCTACGGCCCTACCACTACGCTCAATCAGGAACAGAACGCTGGCCCTATGGCTGGGCTGCCCCTGGCTGGCATTATTGGTGGTGCCGTGGCTCTTGTGTTTCTCTTCCTGGTCCTGGGAGCCATTTGCTGGTATGTGCACCGGGCTGGTGAGCTGCTGACCCGAGACAGGGTCTACAATAGGGGCAGCAGAAAAAAGGATGACTACATGGAGTCGGGGACCAAGAAGGATAACTCCATTCTAGAAATCCGAGGCCCAGGGCTGCAGATGCTACCCATCAACCCATACCGCTCCAAAGAGGACTACGTGGTGCACACCATATTCCCCTCCAATGGCAGCAGCCTCTGCAAGGGCGCCCACACCATTGGCTACGGCACCACACGGGGCTACCGGGACGCTGGCATCCCTGACGTGGACTATTCCTACACATGA